From one Solanum stenotomum isolate F172 chromosome 12, ASM1918654v1, whole genome shotgun sequence genomic stretch:
- the LOC125847154 gene encoding uncharacterized protein LOC125847154, whose translation MTFERSHEILQLQTQGHSDIDDQCQAYYQAAGGEKMRRVYSLESQAKSYHSPNLHTSSGSDATSPATLLNVKSTLIGNLLLNVPSTPIGNVEELVMQLIPILMDHMLPIFVEGVRRALSSPPNTHTDHPSVVAPAAPPTANIDKVHASVSDDNGNSTASH comes from the exons ATGACTTTC GAACGATCTCATGAAATATTACAGCTGCAAACACAGGGTCATTCTGATATTGATGATCAGTGTCAAGCATATTACCAAGCCGCTGGAGGGGAAAAGATGAGACGAGTATATAGTCTTGAATCTCAAGCAAAAAGCTACCACAGCCCGAATCTCCATACCTCTTCTGGATCTGATGCTACCTCGCCAGCAACACTTTTGAATGTTAAATCAACACTGATAGGAAATCTGCTTTTGAATGTTCCATCAACACCGATAGGAAATGTGGAGGAGTTAGTGATGCAATTGATTCCCATATTGATGGATCACATGCTTCCTATATTTGTTGAGGGGGTACGCAGAGCACTTTCTTCACCGCCAAATACTCATACCGACCACCCATCAGTTGTGGCACCTGCTGCTCCTCCTACTGCTAACATTGACAAGGTTCATGCATCGGTTTCTGATGACAATGGTAACTCTACAGCCTCGCATTAG